A stretch of DNA from Pseudomonas sp. HN11:
TTTTGTCCCTGGCGTTCACACCTTGAAGTGCCTGACTTGTTCATGCAGATGCAACGCCAGTGCATTGCCGGTATCGCACAACAGGTACAGATGTTGCGCCGGCAACGACGGCAGATCTGTCATTTGCCTGAGCCCTTCACCCATGCGGCTTTCTTCCATCAGGCCTACCGCCACGCCACTGCGGATACAGGCTTCAACGGCGGATGAATTGGGGCTTTCCAGCAGCATGCGGTGATAAATCCCGTGATCCTTCAATACCTGCAAGGCGGCGGCGCGATACGGGCAACCGGCAACGGGCACGGTGATGGGCAGTGCTGCATTCGACGGGCAACTGAAGTGCTCGGCGGCGACCCACAGCGGCTGTACGGGCCCCAGGCGTTCTCCCTGGGCCATAGGGTGTGCGCTGACGGTGATGGTCAGGTCCAAATGGTTGGCCATGAACAGGTCGAGCAGCTCACCGCTGGTGCGCGCTTCGACTTCCAACTCCAGCAGCGGGTTATCGGCGATCAGCCGTGGCAGAAATGCCTGGATGAACGAAGGTGCATAAGTGTCCGGCACGCCCAGGCGGATCTTGCCTTGCATGCGCTGGGGCATCAGCGAGATCAGCAGGCGATCATGGCTCTTGAGGAATTCGGTGGTTTCGCCCAGTAGTTTCTTGCCGTAGAGCGTCAATTCCACGCCTTGGTTGCTGCGACTGAACAAGCGTTGGCCGACCTGATCTTCCAGTTTTTGTATGTGTGTGGTCACGGTCGACGCACTGCGATGCACATGCTCGGCCGCTTCGTTGAAACGTCCAAAACGCGCCACGGCGTGAAAGGTACGCAGCAGGTCGATATTCAGCTGTTTGGCCATGATTCCACTTTTATGGATTGATGATGAGGATTATTAAAATTTACAGAATCATGCAGGGCCCTTAGCCTTTCAGTCAACGTGCACTGATGGAGGGCTTCATGACGCGATCAACCTTAAAGCGGCTGCTGTTGCAGGTGGCGTTCGTGCTGTCATGGAGTTCGGGCTATATCGGCGCCAAATTGGGCACGCAGGGCGGCGGGGCGTTCAATCTGCTGTTCTGGCGATTCCTGTTGGTCTCGGTGTGCCTGGGATTGTTCTTGAACGTGAGGCTGTTGAAGGTCTCTTGGGTACAGGTTCGCCATTACGCCGTCATCGGGTTTCTCTCGCAGTTCCTGTACCTGAGTTGCCTCTACGTCGCGATCCAGAATGGCTTGCCTCCCGGGATCGCCGCGATCATCGCGGCGCTGCAGCCGTTGATGACGGCAGCGTTGTCGACCGGCAGTGCGACCGAGCGCAGCGGGGGTTGGCAATGGAGTGGCCTGATGATCAGTTTCATTGGCGTTTCCATCGTGATTGCCGGGCAGTACGGCAGTGGCGGTGGGAGCGTTGGCTTGGTTATGTACCTATTGCCTCTGGCTGCGGCGCTGGGGCTGACGCTGGCAACCCTGTATGAACGTCGCACGGTGCAACACCAGGACGCAGGTTTGGTGCTGCCGCTGTTCATCCAATCGCTGCTGACCTTGATCGGCTTTACCGGCGCTGTGCTCTATACCGGCACGCTGAGTATTCCCCACGATCATGACGTGTTGATCTCGATTGTCTGGCTGACCCTGTTCTCAACCTTTGTCGCGTATTTGAGCCTATGGATGCTGCTGCGTGTGATGACCGCAACCCACGTGGCGGCGCTGGTCTATCTGGAGCCGCCGGTGACGCTGGTGTGGGCGGCGCTGATGTTTGGCGATGTGATCAACGCCTCGACCTACGCCGGCATTGCCGTGGTAGTCGCCGGGCTGCTGTTGGTGCGCCTGAAACGACCGACTGTCGCGTGTGCCTCTTGAGGCCTGTGGGTTCAGCAAGCTGACAGACACCACCTGTTAAAAATACCCACAGCCAAGCAGGAGCGTGGCTGTCACAACGGGGGGATTTTTAGCGGTGCAAGTGTTGGGCGTCAGCGCCCGAGGGTTTTGTATGTTGCTACGTTATGCGGCATTGGCGGCCATGGTCGTCGCAGCATCCGGGTGTGTGCAAGAGCGCGTCGTACACGAGCGCAGGCCGGTACAACGAGAGTATGTAGAAGTCATCGCGCCGCAACCGCCGCCGGTGCAGGTGATCGAAGTCGAGCCGCCGGTGCGCTACGGCTACATTTGGTCACGCGGTTACTGGCGTTGGGAAGGCGGGCGCTATGTTGCGGTACACGGCCACTGGGAGCCGGTGCGCGAAGGGTATCGCTACGTGCATCCGCATTGGGTGCAGCGTAATGACGGGTACCACTGGCAGGGGGGGGGCTGGGTCCGCTGAGCCCCGGCTAAATCGGCTTTTGGGTGCCCAGGAGCCGAACTTCCCGCAGCAGCGCGGCACCGAGTTGATCGGAGCCCAGTTCCCTGTAACCCACCGCCTTGACCTCGCCATTCTCCTCCGCCTGTATGAGGATCACCGGGGTTTCCTTGCCGGTGGCCTCGTCGATGTGCATGGCGTACTGGGGAATATCCAGCTTGATCGGCGTACCCGCCGCCTGGCCTTTCACATTGATCAGGAAGGCGGCGCAACCGGTATCGAGATCAGCACCGGTGGCCGAACGGCCGCTGACGAAGCAGGTTTTTGGCTGGTCGGGCCAGGTGATGGCGTCGGCCAGGGCGGTGGTGGAGGCCATGGCAAGGGCTGCGAGTAGAAACGTGCGCACGTCAGTCTTTCTCTCGATCAAGGTGAAAGCGGTTTGTACCAAAGCCCGCCCGCAGTCGCAACGCTGCGGTTCAGGCCAGACGTTTCATGCCCGTTGTCTTGATCGCGTTGAGGTCGAAGGTGGCTGTGTACTTGCAACCGGCGGCATGGGCGCAGCGTTCGATCAGGCAGTCTGCAAAGTCGGCCTTGTTCGCCACAAACTTGCGCAGTGCCTGCCAGATGATCTCTCCATGCTCCACGCTCAATTCGCGGGTCCGTAGCAGGGTTTCCAGTACCGTCACCACATCGCTCTTGGCCGACTGGTAGCAGCTTTGCAGCACCCACACCAATTCCACGATCGACACCATGCTGACAAAGCCGGGCGAGGCGGTGGTCAGTGATTCGATCAGCTCGGATGCCTTGGCAGATTGGACGGGATCATCCTGGGTGACGTAGCGCACCAGCACATTGGTATCCAGTCCGATCATCCGGCTTTTGCCCCCTGTGCAGCGATGGCTTGGTTCATCTCATCAATAGAGACGGCCCTGGCGGGTTTGCGGATCAATCCCTTGAGGTCCTGAACCCTGTGGCTCGCGGCAATGATGGAAAACTGCCCGTTTTCCATTTCAACAAACTCGACCCGGTCGCCTGTTTCCAGGCCAAGAGCTGTCCTGACTTGGACAGGAATGGTGATTTGACCTTTCGAGGTCAGTGTGGCGGTCGCCATAGTGAAGATCTCCATCGTTATATTCCTTACCTTAGGGTAAGGAGTGGCAGAGGACAATATCCGTTGGTCCATAGGTCGCTCATCTGGTGTGGGTTAGTCGGAACAGGTAAAACACTAGTCCGAACTATCCCCGCCCACAGGGTTTAAAGAGATACAAACCATGACCGACCGCCGCCTCATCATTCCCCCTTCCATGCACCCCATCGTCGAGCGCGCCGGCTACGTGCCCGCGGTCAAAGTCGGCAAGACGTTGTACTGCGCAGGCCAGGTCGGGCGGACGGCTGCATTGGCGGTGATCGAGGACCCCGAGGCGCAATTCGTCGCGGCCTGGGAAAATCTGCGGGAGGTTCTGAAGGAGGGCGGCTGCACCTTCGACGACGTGGTGGACATGACCATCTACCACGTCAACATGAGCCAACACATGGCGGTTTTCCGTGACGTGAAAAACCGCCTGTTCCCACGCGGGCATTGCGCCTGGACCACAGTCGGGGTGTCCGAACTGGCACGCCCCGGTCTTCTGGTGGAAATCAAATGCGTGGCGGTGCAGCGCTAGCTTATTGCACCACGCGGTAGCACGGCACATACGCCGCGCCGCCCGGCAACTTCATGCGGTGTTGGGCGACAAAGGCCTGTAGCAGTTCGTCCAGCGGTTTCATGATGGCCGGGTCACCGTGGATTTCGTACGGCCCGTTCTGTTCAATCAGCCGGATGCCCTTGTCCTTCACGTTACCCGCCACGATCCCCGAAAACGCACGGCGCAAGTTGGCCGCCAGTTCATGAGGCGGCAGCGCGTGGCTCAGTTGCAGGCTGGCCATGTTCTCGTGGGTCGGATCGAACGGGCGCTGGAAGCCTTCGTCGATCTTCAGTAGCCAGTTGAAGTGAAAGGCGTCGTTGCGCTCGCGGCGGAATTGTTTCACCGCCTTCAGGCCGACAGTCATCTGACGCGCCACTTCGGCCGGGTCATCAATGATGATTTGGTAGTGCGCCTGCGCGGCTTCGCCCAGGGTGGCGCCAACGAATGCGTGCAACTGTTGCAGGTACGGCGCGGCGTGTTTCGGCCCGGTGAGGATGACCGGGAACGGCAGGTCGCGGTTGTCCGGGTGCATCAGGATGCCCAGCAGGTACAGGAACTCTTCGGCCGTGCCGGCACCGCCCGGGAAAATGATGATGCCGTGACCAACGCGCACGAAGGCCTCCAGGCGTTTTTCGATGTCCGGCAGGATCACCAGTTCGTTGACGATCGGGTTCGGCGCCTCGGCGGCGATGATGCCCGGCTCGGTCAGGCCCAGGTAGCGCCCGCCGGTAATGCGTTGTTTGGCGTGGGAAATGGTCGCGCCTTTCATCGGACCTTTCATCACACCAGGACCGCAGCCCGTGCACACGTCGAGGCTGCGCAGGCCCAGTTCATGGCCGACCTTCTTGGTGTACTTGTATTCTTCGGTATTGATCGAGTGCCCACCCCAGCACACCACGATCTTCGGCTCGACACCCGGGCGCAGCGTCCGGGCGTTGCGCAGCAGGTGGAACACGTAGTCGGTGATGCCCTGGGAGTTGCTCAGGTCGATGCGCTGGCTGTCCAGTTCGTTTTCGGTGTAGACGATGTCGCGCAGGGCGCTGAACAGCATTTCACGGGTGCTGGCGATCATTTCGCCATCGACGAAGGCGTCGGCCGGGGCATTCAGCAGTTCCAGGCGCACGCCGCGGTCTTGCTGGTGGATACGCACTTCAAAGTCTTTGTAGGCGTCGAGGATGGTCTTGGCGTTGTCGATGTGCGCGCCGGTGTTGAGGATCGCCAGGGCGCACTGGCGGAACAGGGTGTAAATGCTGCCGGTACCGGCTTCGCTCAGTTGCTGGACTTCACGTTGGGACAGGGTTTCGAGGCTGCCCTTGGGGCTGACGGAGGCATTGATGACATGACGTTGGGGCATTCTGATTCCTTGAAAGCGCAGCCACCGCACCCCAGGGGGCCGCGATGGCTTAAGAATGATGGGCGCCGAATTCGGTCGCACGAGACGGTTATTTACCTCAGGCACAAGGTCGAGCGCAAACACCGTCCAGCACCATCATGCCGCAGAACTTACTGAATCAGCTTCCAGTTTTTGTAGAAAACCCGACGCAGGGTAAAGGCCATGCCGGCAAACCCCGCGATCACGGTGTTGAGAACCAGGGGCACAGGGGTCGGCCGCACGATGTCGATAAACAGGCAGTAACGCTTTGCATCGTTCTTGTTGAAAGACGCATGCATCAAGGTGTCATCAAAGATAAACAACGGGTCGTCGTGCCAGTAATGCTTGTGCTTGCCCACCTGGATGTAGACGCCCTCGTGATGGGGCGCCGGGGCCATGTTGTAGAGCACGCGGAACATCATGCGCAGCGGGCCGAAGTGAAAGGACGTCGAGCGATTTTCGTTGAACACCGACACGCCAATGGTCTTCACGAACGGCAGTTTTTCGCGCAGTTGCGGTATATCAAGAGTGGTTTCGATGGGTTGGCCGTACCACTGGAAAAACAACATGCCGCGCTTTTTCTCGGCCATGCGCTCGTCCAGGTAGCCGATGATTTCGTCCTTGTGGGTCATGGCGTCATCGATTACCTGTTGCAGGTCTTCGCGCCAGGCCGACGGCAGGTTGGCCATGGTGTAGACGTGACGGTTAGGCGAACTCAACAGATCGAACAGGGTATTGAACGGCGCCAGCAGCCAGGTGTTGCGGCCACTGCCGATGAAGTATTTCTTGATGGTGGGCGCGTCATACAGGCCATTACGCAGGAAGTCGTAGACACCGCAGACCACGACCAGACCGAGAAACACCAGCGTGGTCTCGGGGAACACATCAATGATCAGCAGCACACCGAGTACCCAGGCGATCGATACCGCTTTTTTACGCAAAGCAGGCTTATTCATGTAACTCAGCTCCAGCAGGGCGCCATTCGACAGGTCCGGATCCCTGGCTGCGAGTGGTGAGGGTTTTGAAACATATTGAAACAACTGCGTCATGATAAGGCGTTCGGCGCTGGATAGGCGTTTTAAATATTGCGAAATTGTGAAGGCTTTACACGGTTTTCAACCCTTGGCTGCGGTGAGTGGATTGGATTTTGTAAACGGAAGATTTGCGACTATCGTGACGCTTCGGTTTTTTGGACGTCATAGACCGGTACGATTGAAGTTGAATGGCCACCATTGGCCTTCGGCACCTTGGAAGAGGCAGAAATTTTATGATCATCAAACCGCGGGTTCGTGGCTTCATCTGTGTGACCGCTCACCCTGTTGGCTGTGAAGCGAACGTCAAAGAACAGATCGACTACGTGACCCAACACGGCGCCATCGAAGGCGGCCCGAAAAAGGTCCTGGTTCTCGGCGCTTCCACCGGCTACGGCCTGGCCGCGCGCATCAGTGCTGCCTTTGGCTGCGGCGCCGACACCCTGGGCGTGTTTTTTGAGAAAGAAGGTGAAGAAGGCAAGCTGAGTTCCGCCGGCTGGTACAACAGCGCCGCGTTCGAAAAGTTTGCTGTCGAGAAAGGCCTGTACGCCAAGAGCATCAACGGCGACGCGTTCTCCGACGAGATCAAGCGCCTGACCATCGAAACCATCAAGAAAGACCTGGGCAAGATCGACCTGGTTGTCTACAGCCTGGCCGCGCCACGCCGCACCGACCCGCAAGGCGTGGTGCACAACTCCACCCTCAAACCGATCGGCAAGGCCGTCACCTTGCGCGGCATCAACACCGACAAGGGCGTCGTGGTCGATACCACGCTTGAGCCAGCCACCCAGGAAGAAATCGACGGCACCGTCAAAGTGATGGGCGGCGAAGACTGGCAGCTGTGGATCGACGCCCTGCGTGACGCCGACGTGCTGGCCGAAGGCGCCAAGACCACCGCGTTCACCTACCTCGGCGAAAAGCTGACCCAGGACATCTACTGGAACGGCTCCATCGGTGAAGCCAAGAAAGACTTGGACAAAAAAGTCCTGACCCTGCGCGACAACCTCGCAGCACTGAAGGGCGACGCCCGTGTGTCGGTGCTCAAGGCTGTGGTCACCCAGGCCAGCTCGGCCATCCCGATCATGCCGCTGTACCTGTCGCTGCTGTTCAAAGTGATGAAAGAGCAGGGCACCCACGAAGGTTGCATCGAGCAGGTTTATGGACTGTTCAAGGACAGCCTGTACGGCAGCCAGCCAAAACTCGACGCCGACGGCCGCCTGCGTGCCGACCTGGCCGAGCTGGAGCCGAAAGTCCAGGACGCCGTGGCGGCGTTGTGGAATCAGGTCACTGACGACAACGTCAACGAGATCAGCGATTTCGCCGGCTACAAGGCGGAATTCCTGCGCTTGTTCGGCTTTGAAGTCGATGGCGTGGATTACGACGCTGACGTCAACCCGACCGTGAAGATCAATGGTCTGGTTCAGGCCTAAGCGCTTCGGTGTGAGAAAAACGGCCCCTCGGGGCCGTTTTTTATGGTCTGTGAAAAAACCGGGTTCAGAACCCTCCTACACGATTATGAGCAGCGCCTGATCCCTTCGATATGCCAGACTCCAACCGCTATCACACTCACGCTAACGGAGGATCTGATGACGATTCGTGCAGTCGTTTTTGATTTCGGCGGTGTCCTGTTCGATTGGAGCCCGCACCACCTGTATCGCAAGCTGATTGCCGACGATCACGAGCGGCAATCGTTCCTCGACACCATCTGCACCCAGGCCTGGAACACCGAACAGGATGCCGGTCGCTCCCTGGCCGAAGGTACCCGGAGCCTGATCGAGCAGTACCCGCATCACGAACGTCTGATCCAAGCCTATTACGACCGTTGGCACGAAATGCTGAAGGGCCCACTACCGGAGGGTGTGGCGATCCTCAAGGCGCTGCACCAGGCCGATATGCCGTTGTTCGGGCTCACCAACTGGTCCGCTGAGACCTTCCCTTACGCGCGGGCCAACTATCCCTTCCTCGAATGTTTTCGCGATATCGTCGTGTCCGGCGAGCTGAAATTGATCAAGCCTGACGCCGCGATCTACAACGCCAGTCTCCGTCAGGTCCGGGCCCATCTTCCCGACATCCAGCCAGCTGAAGTGGTATTTATTGATGATGTTGCCGGCAACATCGAAGCGGCCATCGCCCTCGGCTGGCAGGGGATTCACCATGTGTCTGCCGAGCGCACTGCCGCGCGCTTGCGTGAATTGGGCGTGGGTTTCTAGCGCGCCCACTTTTCCATGGCGAAATCCACGAAGGCGCGCAGTTTGGGCAGGCGATAGCGGTCCTGGCCGTAGAGCAGGTGCATGGGGCGACTGGGCAGTCGATAGGTAGTTAACAAGGCCACCAGCTTGCCGCTCTCCAGGTCCGGTTGCACCAGGGCATCGGCCAGCATGATGATGCCCATGCCGTTTATGGCCGCCTGGCGCAAGCCTTGGGAGCTGTTGATGGTCAATGAACCGGACACTGGAACCTCCACCTCGCCTCCCTCGCCGGTCATGCGCCACAGTTTGTCGGCGTCGCGCCAGTTGTCACTCGCTGGGTAGGCGAACGCCAGGCAGTCGTGCTGCTGCAGATCATCGGGTGTCTGAGGCGTGCCACGTCGCGCCAGGTACTCCGGTGAGGCGCAGAGGGTGAGGGTGTAGGCCTGCATTGGCCGGGCGATCAGGCTGGAAGTTTCCAGTTCACCCAGACGGATCGCCGCGTCGAAGCCGCTGTCGACCAAGTCCATGCGCTCATTGCTCAGCACCACGTACAAGTTGATCAGCGGGTAGCGCCGGGAAAACTCGCTCAAGGCCGGGGTAAGGCGTTCGGTGCCGAACACGGGAGGTGCGGTGATGCGCAGTGTGCCTTTGGGGACATCGCTGTGGGCTTGTTCGGCGAGCTGCTCAGAGTCGGCCACCAATCCCAACACTTCCAGGCAGCGCTGGTAATACTGTCCGCCGAATTCAGTGAGGCTTTGTTTGCGCGTAGTGCGTTTGAGCAGACTGACGCCCAACCGCTGTTCCAAGGCACGCAGATGATTACCGACCATGGTGGTAGACATTCCACAGGCTTGGGCCGCCGCCGTCATGCTGCCGGTCTCTACCACTTTCACGTACACCGACATTGCCTGGAACAGATCCATTATCAAGCCTTGGTTTAAAGTCATTGCACAGATGCGCAGTTTATCCAGCTCAGGTGGCTAACGATACTGCAGCCATCATTACGATGCACTGGAGCCGTACCATGACCGCCGCCTGCCTGATGACCACTTACCAGCCCCTGGCCCTGAGCTTCACCCGCGGTTTGGGTACGCGCCTATGGGACCAGCAAGGTCGCGAATACCTGGACGCGGTGGCCGGTGTGGCGGTGACCAATGTCGGCCACTCGCACCCCAGGCTGGTGACGGCGATCAGCGAGCAGGCTGGCCTGCTGCTGCATACCTCCAACCTCTACAGCATCGACTGGCAACAACGGCTGGCCCAGCGCCTGACCCAGCTGTCCGGGCTGGACCAGGCCTTCTTCAACAATTCCGGTGCCGAAGCGAACGAAACAGCCCTCAAACTGGCGCGCCTGCATGGCTGGAAAAAGGGCATTGAAGAACCGTTGGTGGTGGTGATGGAAAACGCCTTTCATGGCCGCACTCTCGGCACTATGGCAGCCAGCGATGGGCCGTCGGTGCGCTTGGGCTTCCAGCGCTTGCCGGGTGACTTTCTCAAGGTGGGCTTTGGCGATATCGCCGCGATAGAAGCCATCACCACAACATTCGGCGCGCGCATTGCAGCGGTTCTGCTGGAGCCAATCCAGGGTGAAAGTGGCGTACTGCCGGCCCCGCCGGGCTATCTGCAAGCCCTGCGTGATCACTGCACACGCCATGGCTGGCTGATGATGCTCGATGAAATCCAGACGGGTATCGGTCGAACCGGCACCTGGTTCGCCTTCCAGCATGAAGGCATCGTCCCGGACGTGATGACCCTGGCCAAAGGCCTCGGCAATGGCGTACCGATCGGCGCCTGCCTGGCACTGTCTGCCGTGGCCCAGCTGTTCACACCGGGCAGTCACGGCAGTACCTTCGGTGGCAATCCGCTGGCATGTCGGGTCGGTTGTACCGTGCTGGACATCATCGAAGAACAAAGCTTGCTGCAGAATGCGGCAGTGCAGGGCGAGCGCCTGCTGGCGCGGTTGCGCGTGGAGTTAAGTGAGCATCCGCAGGTCCTGGCGGTTCGTGGCCAGGGGTTGATGATCGGCGTCGAGCTGGCCAGCCCCTATCGAGACCTGGCCCAACGTGCCGCCCAGGAACACGGCCTTCTGATCAACGTCACGCGCGGCAAGGTCATTCGCCTGCTGCCGCCGCTGACCCTGGGTGCCAAGGAGGTCGAGATGATCGTGCGGGCCATTACCCGGTTACTGGCGTAGGGCCGTTGAGCCATTCCTGATTCAGGGTTTCGGTGTCTCCCAGGTATTCCAACAACCACGCCATGGCCGGCGACAGCTTGTTCTGGGCCCAGGCCACACACGACGGGCTGGCCGGAAATGGCCGGCTCAATTGCAGCGCTACCAGTTCACCGCGTTCGATCCACGGCAACACCTGATGCGCCGGCGCCATGCCGACGCACAGGCCGTCGCGCAGGCAATCGATCGCGGATGCCCAATTCGGGACCACCAGGCGTCGTTGGTTATCCAGGGTCCAAGTGTCGCGCTTGGGCAGGTTGCGCGAGGTGTCGGTCATGCACAGGGAGGCGAAAGGACGCAGTTGATCGTCGTTCAGCAGCCCGTCGATGCTCGCCAGCGGATGCCGCGTGCTGACCACGCAGAGCCAGTTCAACAAGCCCATATCGCGGAACGTGAAGCGACTGGCCACCGGCACCGCGCTGGTCGCGCCGATCACAATGTCAGTGCGCTCATCCGCCAAGGCATCCCACACGCCGTTGTACACCTCGTACTCCAGCAACAGCTCAACTTCGGGAAACTGTCGGTAGAAGTCCCACACCAACTGCCGACAGCGTTGGGGTTTGACGATGGAATCCACCGCCACCTTCAACTGGCCGCTCCAGCCATTGGCGACCTGCTGACACAGGCGTCGGGTGCCGAGCATTTTTTTCATCACGCCACGGGCTTCGTCGATAAACAGGCGGCCGGCGGGGGTCAGTTCCACATCCCGGTGGCGTCTTACAAACAGTGGAACTGCCAGCCATTCTTCAAGCTGACGCACCGTGTAGCTAATGGCTGATGGCACGCGGTGCAGTTCCTGAGCGGCGGCGCTGAAACTGCCATGACGCGAGACGGCATCGACCACATCCAAGGAATATTCGGACCACATGATGCTTGCCTTCAGATTTATTGATAAGAGTGTCCAATTATTATCGCTTCACACAAAAATTGTCAGCTTCATAATGGGCGCCAGTCAGCAAATAGTTTGATGGCAGGATTAACAAGGCTTCAATGAAAAATTCTTTTGGTTTCACTTGGTATCTGGCGGGGCTGAGCATGCTCGGTTACCTCGCCATGGACATGTATCTGCCGGCATTCGGTGCCATGGGCGAGCAGTTGCAGATTGGCGCGGGCGCGGTGGGTGCCAGCTTGAGTATTTTCCTCGCCGGCTTTGCAGTAGGGCAGTTGTTGTGGGGGCCGTTATCCGATCGCCTGGGACGCAAGCCCATCCTGCTCGCCGGCCTGAGCCTGTTTGTGCTGGGCTGCGCGGGGATGTTCTGGGTCGAGACCGCGCCGCAATTGCTGGCGCTGCGTTTTATGCAGGCGATTGGCGTGTGCTCCGCCGCCGTGAGTTGGCAGGCGCTGGTGATCGATCGCTACCCGGCCGACAAAGCCCATCGGGTGTTCGCCAGCATCATGCCGTTGATGTCGTTGTCGCCTGCGTTGGCGCCGCTGTTGGGTGCGATGGTGCTGAACCACTTTGGCTGGCAGGCGATTTTCGGCGTATTGCTGGGCGTGTCGTTGTTGTTGCTGCTGCCGACGTTGTTCCTGCGTACTGCGGCGAAATGTCGGGCGGGGCAGGGTGAGCCTTTGCGCCTGGGCTATGGGCAATTGCTGAAGTCTCGCGTGTTCACCGGCAACGTCATGATTTTTGCCGCGTGCTCGGCCAGCTTTTTCGCCTGGCT
This window harbors:
- a CDS encoding LysR family transcriptional regulator; translation: MAKQLNIDLLRTFHAVARFGRFNEAAEHVHRSASTVTTHIQKLEDQVGQRLFSRSNQGVELTLYGKKLLGETTEFLKSHDRLLISLMPQRMQGKIRLGVPDTYAPSFIQAFLPRLIADNPLLELEVEARTSGELLDLFMANHLDLTITVSAHPMAQGERLGPVQPLWVAAEHFSCPSNAALPITVPVAGCPYRAAALQVLKDHGIYHRMLLESPNSSAVEACIRSGVAVGLMEESRMGEGLRQMTDLPSLPAQHLYLLCDTGNALALHLHEQVRHFKV
- a CDS encoding DMT family transporter, with protein sequence MTRSTLKRLLLQVAFVLSWSSGYIGAKLGTQGGGAFNLLFWRFLLVSVCLGLFLNVRLLKVSWVQVRHYAVIGFLSQFLYLSCLYVAIQNGLPPGIAAIIAALQPLMTAALSTGSATERSGGWQWSGLMISFIGVSIVIAGQYGSGGGSVGLVMYLLPLAAALGLTLATLYERRTVQHQDAGLVLPLFIQSLLTLIGFTGAVLYTGTLSIPHDHDVLISIVWLTLFSTFVAYLSLWMLLRVMTATHVAALVYLEPPVTLVWAALMFGDVINASTYAGIAVVVAGLLLVRLKRPTVACAS
- a CDS encoding PIN domain-containing protein, whose amino-acid sequence is MIGLDTNVLVRYVTQDDPVQSAKASELIESLTTASPGFVSMVSIVELVWVLQSCYQSAKSDVVTVLETLLRTRELSVEHGEIIWQALRKFVANKADFADCLIERCAHAAGCKYTATFDLNAIKTTGMKRLA
- a CDS encoding AbrB/MazE/SpoVT family DNA-binding domain-containing protein produces the protein MEIFTMATATLTSKGQITIPVQVRTALGLETGDRVEFVEMENGQFSIIAASHRVQDLKGLIRKPARAVSIDEMNQAIAAQGAKAG
- a CDS encoding RidA family protein, giving the protein MTDRRLIIPPSMHPIVERAGYVPAVKVGKTLYCAGQVGRTAALAVIEDPEAQFVAAWENLREVLKEGGCTFDDVVDMTIYHVNMSQHMAVFRDVKNRLFPRGHCAWTTVGVSELARPGLLVEIKCVAVQR
- the ppnN gene encoding nucleotide 5'-monophosphate nucleosidase PpnN, translating into MPQRHVINASVSPKGSLETLSQREVQQLSEAGTGSIYTLFRQCALAILNTGAHIDNAKTILDAYKDFEVRIHQQDRGVRLELLNAPADAFVDGEMIASTREMLFSALRDIVYTENELDSQRIDLSNSQGITDYVFHLLRNARTLRPGVEPKIVVCWGGHSINTEEYKYTKKVGHELGLRSLDVCTGCGPGVMKGPMKGATISHAKQRITGGRYLGLTEPGIIAAEAPNPIVNELVILPDIEKRLEAFVRVGHGIIIFPGGAGTAEEFLYLLGILMHPDNRDLPFPVILTGPKHAAPYLQQLHAFVGATLGEAAQAHYQIIIDDPAEVARQMTVGLKAVKQFRRERNDAFHFNWLLKIDEGFQRPFDPTHENMASLQLSHALPPHELAANLRRAFSGIVAGNVKDKGIRLIEQNGPYEIHGDPAIMKPLDELLQAFVAQHRMKLPGGAAYVPCYRVVQ
- a CDS encoding aspartyl/asparaginyl beta-hydroxylase domain-containing protein, which produces MNKPALRKKAVSIAWVLGVLLIIDVFPETTLVFLGLVVVCGVYDFLRNGLYDAPTIKKYFIGSGRNTWLLAPFNTLFDLLSSPNRHVYTMANLPSAWREDLQQVIDDAMTHKDEIIGYLDERMAEKKRGMLFFQWYGQPIETTLDIPQLREKLPFVKTIGVSVFNENRSTSFHFGPLRMMFRVLYNMAPAPHHEGVYIQVGKHKHYWHDDPLFIFDDTLMHASFNKNDAKRYCLFIDIVRPTPVPLVLNTVIAGFAGMAFTLRRVFYKNWKLIQ
- the fabV gene encoding enoyl-ACP reductase FabV, translating into MIIKPRVRGFICVTAHPVGCEANVKEQIDYVTQHGAIEGGPKKVLVLGASTGYGLAARISAAFGCGADTLGVFFEKEGEEGKLSSAGWYNSAAFEKFAVEKGLYAKSINGDAFSDEIKRLTIETIKKDLGKIDLVVYSLAAPRRTDPQGVVHNSTLKPIGKAVTLRGINTDKGVVVDTTLEPATQEEIDGTVKVMGGEDWQLWIDALRDADVLAEGAKTTAFTYLGEKLTQDIYWNGSIGEAKKDLDKKVLTLRDNLAALKGDARVSVLKAVVTQASSAIPIMPLYLSLLFKVMKEQGTHEGCIEQVYGLFKDSLYGSQPKLDADGRLRADLAELEPKVQDAVAALWNQVTDDNVNEISDFAGYKAEFLRLFGFEVDGVDYDADVNPTVKINGLVQA
- a CDS encoding HAD family hydrolase; translation: MTIRAVVFDFGGVLFDWSPHHLYRKLIADDHERQSFLDTICTQAWNTEQDAGRSLAEGTRSLIEQYPHHERLIQAYYDRWHEMLKGPLPEGVAILKALHQADMPLFGLTNWSAETFPYARANYPFLECFRDIVVSGELKLIKPDAAIYNASLRQVRAHLPDIQPAEVVFIDDVAGNIEAAIALGWQGIHHVSAERTAARLRELGVGF
- a CDS encoding LysR family transcriptional regulator, yielding MDLFQAMSVYVKVVETGSMTAAAQACGMSTTMVGNHLRALEQRLGVSLLKRTTRKQSLTEFGGQYYQRCLEVLGLVADSEQLAEQAHSDVPKGTLRITAPPVFGTERLTPALSEFSRRYPLINLYVVLSNERMDLVDSGFDAAIRLGELETSSLIARPMQAYTLTLCASPEYLARRGTPQTPDDLQQHDCLAFAYPASDNWRDADKLWRMTGEGGEVEVPVSGSLTINSSQGLRQAAINGMGIIMLADALVQPDLESGKLVALLTTYRLPSRPMHLLYGQDRYRLPKLRAFVDFAMEKWAR